One region of Cydia fagiglandana chromosome 15, ilCydFagi1.1, whole genome shotgun sequence genomic DNA includes:
- the LOC134671271 gene encoding MD-2-related lipid-recognition protein-like, which translates to MWARAVCLLVCATAVVCEAVTKKFCDDVSPGVCTVHSVDVDPCPKGINFCSLYRKKPYTLSVDFTPRFSARNLRLAMYADDNNDGSFAKTVKTVADPCDLMTCPVDRNIPRFFNLHFTLDKTHGTAKFPVKFKLWNADNESQACCFTFNVKVKK; encoded by the exons ATGTGGGCCCGCGCCGTGTGTCTGCTCGTCTGTGCGACTGCGGTCGTCTGCGAAGCTGTTACTAAGAAGTTCTGTGATGATG TGAGTCCGGGTGTTTGCACCGTGCACAGTGTAGACGTGGACCCGTGCCCTAAGGGCATCAACTTCTGCAGTCTCTACAGAAAAAAGCCCTATACGCTCTCCGTCGACTTCACTCCAA GGTTCTCAGCCCGAAACCTGCGCCTAGCGATGTACGCCGACGACAACAACGACGGAAGCTTTGCTAAGACTGTCAAAACTGTTGCCGACCCCTGCGACCTGATGACGTGTCCGGTCGACAGGAATATACCGAGGTTCTTCAACCTGCACTTTACGCTGGACAAGACACATGGCACT GCCAAATTCCCAGTGAAGTTCAAGCTCTGGAATGCAGACAACGAGTCCCAGGCGTGCTGTTTTACCTTTAATGTTAAAGTTAAGAAATAA